One genomic segment of Candidatus Hydrogenedentota bacterium includes these proteins:
- a CDS encoding heparinase II/III family protein produces the protein MKKQGTPFLRAGVVFAAVAALFCCAAGHASGNAAAVAAQVTAAVPHPRLLMSAVEAARLRENIPRDETAAALFSRLQAESEALLEQPTVVYQKEGKRLLSVSREVLRRVLFLSFVYRMTDDARFAERAVVEMESAAAYSDWNPPHFLDTAEMAAALAIGYDWLYPLLSPEQEAVIRGAILEKGIAPSFAGHDRWAKGDNNWNQVCHAGMVMGALAVVEREPGLAVRVITRALDGLPFAMKTYRPDGIYLEGPGYWEYGTTYNVMLLDALKTALGTDFGLSGAEGFRQTGAFPLYMTGPTGLHFNFSDCGQRGGPFAAVYWFARKWKEPGITWLDEWWLKKTLAGASNPQGRFLPLLLLWRDGMPAVTEPANPLHWRGAGTNPVAVHRSSWTEPDAVFLAAKAGTPFANHGHMDTGTFVLDADGVRWSVDLGAEGYHPLEARGMDIWGRTQQSVRWDVFRYNNSSHSTLTVNGEKQRVNASGTIVRFSDREEFPHTVMDLGPVYAGQLSAARRGFALLPDRRVLIQDEVTAGEGAARVRWAMTTPAEVTGPAPGRALLEQSGKQMLFEVLSPAGTAVETFSTDPPNEWDSPNPGKRQVGFHVDLEPGASATLTVLLTPGTVMASAATPPMLRPLAEWDPAEPTGNSE, from the coding sequence ATGAAAAAACAGGGGACTCCGTTTTTGAGGGCGGGGGTTGTGTTTGCGGCGGTGGCGGCGCTGTTCTGCTGCGCGGCGGGCCACGCCTCGGGAAACGCGGCGGCGGTGGCCGCGCAGGTGACCGCCGCCGTGCCGCATCCGCGCCTGCTGATGAGCGCGGTGGAGGCGGCACGGCTCAGGGAAAACATTCCCCGCGATGAAACAGCAGCCGCCCTGTTCTCCCGCCTCCAGGCGGAGTCGGAGGCGCTGCTGGAACAGCCCACAGTGGTCTACCAGAAAGAGGGAAAGCGGCTGCTCTCCGTCTCCCGCGAGGTGCTGCGGCGGGTGCTGTTCCTGAGTTTTGTGTACCGCATGACCGACGACGCGCGTTTTGCGGAAAGGGCCGTGGTGGAAATGGAGTCCGCGGCCGCCTATTCCGACTGGAACCCGCCCCACTTCCTTGACACGGCCGAGATGGCCGCCGCGCTGGCCATAGGCTATGACTGGCTTTATCCGCTGCTGTCGCCGGAGCAGGAGGCGGTGATCCGCGGCGCGATCCTGGAAAAGGGCATCGCCCCCTCCTTCGCCGGGCATGACAGGTGGGCGAAGGGTGACAACAACTGGAACCAGGTCTGCCATGCGGGCATGGTGATGGGCGCGCTGGCGGTGGTGGAGCGCGAACCCGGCCTGGCGGTGCGGGTCATCACCCGCGCGCTGGACGGGCTGCCCTTCGCCATGAAGACCTACAGACCGGACGGGATATATCTGGAGGGTCCCGGATACTGGGAGTATGGCACCACCTACAACGTGATGCTGCTCGACGCGCTGAAGACCGCCCTGGGCACTGATTTCGGGCTTTCGGGCGCGGAGGGGTTTCGGCAGACGGGCGCCTTCCCCCTATACATGACCGGACCCACCGGGCTCCACTTCAATTTCAGCGACTGCGGGCAGCGCGGCGGCCCCTTTGCCGCCGTGTACTGGTTTGCGCGGAAATGGAAGGAGCCCGGCATCACCTGGCTCGACGAGTGGTGGCTGAAAAAGACGCTTGCGGGCGCCTCCAACCCGCAGGGGCGTTTTCTTCCCCTGCTCCTGCTCTGGCGCGACGGCATGCCCGCGGTGACTGAGCCCGCCAATCCCCTGCACTGGCGCGGTGCCGGGACTAACCCCGTGGCGGTTCACCGCAGTTCGTGGACCGAGCCGGACGCTGTTTTTCTGGCCGCCAAGGCGGGCACCCCCTTCGCAAACCACGGGCACATGGACACCGGCACCTTTGTGCTTGACGCGGACGGTGTCCGGTGGTCGGTGGACTTGGGCGCGGAGGGGTATCACCCCCTGGAGGCTCGCGGCATGGACATCTGGGGGCGGACGCAGCAGTCCGTTCGCTGGGATGTGTTCCGCTACAACAACAGCAGCCACAGCACCCTCACCGTGAACGGCGAGAAACAGCGTGTGAACGCGTCGGGGACCATTGTCCGCTTCTCGGACCGGGAAGAGTTTCCCCACACCGTGATGGACCTGGGGCCTGTTTACGCCGGACAATTGTCCGCGGCGCGGCGCGGTTTTGCCCTGCTTCCAGACCGGCGCGTCCTCATTCAGGACGAGGTTACCGCCGGGGAGGGGGCCGCGCGGGTGCGTTGGGCCATGACCACCCCGGCGGAGGTGACCGGACCCGCCCCGGGCCGGGCGCTGCTGGAACAGTCTGGAAAACAAATGCTGTTCGAGGTGCTTTCCCCGGCGGGGACGGCGGTCGAGACCTTCTCCACAGACCCGCCCAATGAATGGGACAGCCCCAACCCCGGCAAGAGGCAGGTCGGTTTTCATGTGGACCTGGAGCCGGGGGCGTCTGCGACGCTGACGGTGCTCCTGACACCGGGCACTGTCATGGCATCGGCCGCGACGCCGCCCATGCTGCGCCCGTTGGCTGAATGGGACCCGGCTGAGCCTACGGGCAATTCGGAATAG
- a CDS encoding Gfo/Idh/MocA family oxidoreductase, which translates to MSKPVEEPRAGHTPENETLSRRGFMHKAAAVAGAAAFAAGAAKRADASVYKSILPATVLGANEKIRTGHIGLGGMGTADLKFTVMNGGFQPIMLCDLRIPHVEQRVMKMFASKIPDAKIVSDFREVIDNPDVDAVVIATPDHWHCLPTLYAAEAKKSIYCEKPLSTTIAEAHAMLKAVKDNGVVFQGGNMQRSGQHFRKAVEMVKSGTIGKVARVETFSLDNGPLEGIGMGDTDAEKYIPKGLNWEMHQGWVSHRPFNVNRWVYNFRWYLDYSGGKITDWGAHLMDIALMAMGDDLQPKSVATMGGKYLMKDSRTTPDTLEVLYRFDDFILSFNNRVWNPLTFDGKQPDHGIVFYGERGVLRVDRNGLDIYASPQNQTADAKTVTERIEPEVGDQEEALNKPHWQNFADSIRGTATPNSAIDVLFNTTRVCHIGTCAYAAGAHFASGAAFDGTELPDEAPTHGAATLDWDAETQKFTGGDAETVKKANNFAYRPYNNGWSLTAPHKA; encoded by the coding sequence ATGTCCAAGCCAGTAGAAGAGCCCCGCGCCGGGCACACCCCCGAAAATGAGACCCTGTCACGACGCGGCTTCATGCACAAGGCCGCCGCGGTTGCGGGCGCCGCCGCCTTCGCCGCGGGCGCGGCGAAGCGCGCCGACGCGTCGGTGTACAAGTCCATCCTGCCCGCCACGGTGCTGGGCGCCAACGAGAAAATCCGCACGGGACACATCGGCCTGGGCGGCATGGGCACGGCGGACCTGAAGTTCACCGTGATGAACGGCGGGTTCCAGCCGATCATGCTGTGCGACCTGCGCATCCCGCACGTCGAGCAGCGGGTGATGAAGATGTTCGCGTCGAAGATTCCGGACGCAAAGATTGTCTCCGACTTCCGCGAGGTGATTGACAACCCGGACGTGGACGCCGTGGTCATCGCCACGCCGGACCACTGGCACTGCCTGCCCACGCTCTACGCCGCCGAGGCGAAGAAGTCCATCTACTGCGAGAAACCCCTGAGCACCACCATCGCCGAGGCGCACGCCATGCTCAAGGCGGTGAAGGACAACGGGGTGGTCTTCCAGGGCGGCAACATGCAGCGCAGCGGGCAGCATTTCCGCAAGGCCGTGGAGATGGTCAAGTCCGGGACCATCGGCAAGGTGGCCCGCGTGGAGACCTTCTCGCTGGACAACGGACCCCTCGAGGGCATCGGCATGGGCGACACGGACGCCGAGAAGTACATTCCCAAGGGGCTCAACTGGGAGATGCACCAGGGCTGGGTGTCCCACCGCCCCTTCAATGTGAACCGCTGGGTCTACAACTTCCGCTGGTACCTGGACTACTCGGGCGGCAAAATCACGGACTGGGGCGCGCACCTGATGGACATCGCCCTCATGGCCATGGGCGACGACCTGCAGCCAAAGTCCGTGGCCACCATGGGCGGCAAGTATCTCATGAAGGACAGCCGCACCACGCCGGACACGCTCGAAGTGCTTTACCGCTTCGACGACTTCATCCTCTCCTTCAACAACCGGGTGTGGAACCCCCTCACCTTCGACGGAAAGCAGCCGGACCACGGCATCGTCTTCTACGGCGAACGCGGCGTCCTCCGGGTGGACCGCAACGGGCTGGACATTTACGCCTCGCCCCAGAACCAGACTGCGGACGCGAAGACGGTCACCGAGCGCATCGAGCCCGAGGTGGGGGATCAGGAGGAGGCGCTGAACAAGCCGCACTGGCAGAACTTCGCCGACAGCATCCGCGGCACGGCCACGCCGAACTCGGCCATTGACGTGCTCTTTAACACGACCCGCGTCTGCCACATCGGCACCTGCGCCTACGCGGCCGGGGCGCATTTCGCCTCGGGCGCGGCCTTTGACGGCACGGAACTGCCGGACGAGGCGCCCACCCACGGCGCCGCCACCCTCGACTGGGACGCGGAGACCCAGAAGTTCACCGGCGGCGACGCCGAGACGGTGAAGAAGGCCAACAACTTCGCCTACCGCCCCTACAACAACGGCTGGAGCCTCACCGCCCCGCACAAGGCGTGA